The sequence below is a genomic window from Streptomyces sp. NBC_00289.
CGCCAACAGGAACGATTCCAGCCCCCAGCACGACAAGCTGCCCATCCGGATGCTGCACGACCGTGTGCTCGTGCGGCAGGAGACCGGCGAGGGTGAGCGGCGTTCGGGGGGCGGCATCCTGATTCCGGCCACCGCGGCGGTCGGCCGGCGGCTGGCCTGGGCCGTGGTCGTCGCGGTGGGCCAGAACGTGCGGACCGTGGAGCCGGGTGACCGGGTGCTGTACGACCCGGAGGACCGGGCCGAGGTCGAGGTGCGGGGCATCGCGTACGTGCTCATGCGCGAGCGTGACCTGCACGCGGTGGCCGCGGACCGGTTCGAGGGGTCCGAGGACTCGACGGGGCTGTACCTGTAGATCGACGGCTGGAGGGGCCGGTGACTATGGTCACCGGCCCCTCCAGCCGTTTTCTTGCTACCTTCGAAGGAGACCCGACGAGACGCGCCGTACCGGGACGCAGGCAAAGACGACGCATGGCCCGCACCCGCCCGTCTCGGAGGTTTCAGTCATGGCCTGGGTTCTGCTCGTCGTCGCCGGTCTGCTCGAGGTCGGCTGGTCGATCGGGATGAAGTACACCGACGGTTTCACCCGGCCGGTGCCGAGCGTGCTCACCGGCGCGGGCATCGTGGCCAGCATGCTGCTGCTGTCGTACGCCGCGAAGTCGCTGCCCATCGGCACCGCCTACGGCGTGTGGGTGGGCATCGGGGCGGCCGGGGCGGCGGTGCTCGGCATGGTGGTGCTGGGGGAGCCGGTGACCGCCGCCCGGATCTTCTTCGTGTCGCTGCTGCTGGTCGCCGTCGTGGGGCTGAAGGCGACCTCGGGGCACTGAACCGGTCAGCGTCTTCTCGGTGCGGTGCTCAGTGTCCCCGCCACCGTGCCCTGCGTGGTGCCGGTCGTCCCTCCGGTGCTGCCGCCGGTCGTGCCGTCCGTGGTGCCGCCGTCGGTCGTCGTCCCGCCGGTGGTGCCCCCGTCGGTGGTGCCGCCGTCCGTGGTGCCGCCGTCGGTCGTGGTGCCGCCCGTGGTGCCGCCCGTCGTCGTTCCGCCGGTGGTGCCGTCGGTCGTGCCGCCCGTGGTGGGCGACGCGGTGCCGCCGGTGGTCGTGCCGCCCGTGGTGGGTGACGCGCCGGTGGTGCCGCCGCCGGTGGTCGTGGCGCCGGTCGTCGGGTCGTCGTCCTGGTCGCCCTCGCCGGGATCCGTCTCGGGGGCGGAGGGTGACTCCTGGACCTGGTCGGCACCCGGCTGGAGCCGGAGGTCGAAGTCGCCGACCGGCTTGCCCTTCAGGGCGTCCTTGGTGAACTGGGCCCAGATCTCGGCGGGCGCCCCGCCGCCGTTGACGCGTTGCAGGCCCATCGCGCCGTACAGCGACTTGTGGGCCGCGGTGTCCGGGTCCTGGCCCATGACGGAGACGACGGTGGCGAGTTCGGGCGTGTAGCCGGCGAACCAGGCCGCGGTGTCCTCCTCGGCGGTGCCCGTCTTGCCGGCCGCGGGGCGGCCGGCGGCCAGGGCGGCGGTCGCGGTGCCGTTCTCGACGACGCTGCGCAGGACCGAGGTGGTGGTGTCGGCGGCCTCGCGGCTGACGGCCTGGTCGGTCTTCCGCGCGGGCAGTACCGCCGTGTCCCTGCCCTCCTTGGTGATCTTCTCGATCATGCGGTAGGTGCCGCGCCGGCCGTGGTTGGCGAGCGTGGCGTACGCCTCCGCCATCTCCAGGACGCTGGCGGTGGACGGGCCGAG
It includes:
- a CDS encoding co-chaperone GroES, whose amino-acid sequence is MSANRNDSSPQHDKLPIRMLHDRVLVRQETGEGERRSGGGILIPATAAVGRRLAWAVVVAVGQNVRTVEPGDRVLYDPEDRAEVEVRGIAYVLMRERDLHAVAADRFEGSEDSTGLYL
- a CDS encoding multidrug efflux SMR transporter; protein product: MAWVLLVVAGLLEVGWSIGMKYTDGFTRPVPSVLTGAGIVASMLLLSYAAKSLPIGTAYGVWVGIGAAGAAVLGMVVLGEPVTAARIFFVSLLLVAVVGLKATSGH